A genomic region of Runella rosea contains the following coding sequences:
- the odhB gene encoding 2-oxoglutarate dehydrogenase complex dihydrolipoyllysine-residue succinyltransferase: MSQIEIKVPTVGESITEVTIGSWVKKDGDSVKRDEVICSLDSDKASFDVVSEADGVLRVKAQEGDVLPIGGLICVIETSVEVASAPASAPAPVTSTPAPVAVASVAPATAAKVVEMKVPTVGESVTEVTIASWNKKDGDTVQLDEVLCELESDKATFELPAEAAGVLRIVAEAGSTLSIGAVICKIEVGAGSAAAPAPVAEAPQSNGQVVSANASNDSYAAGHPSPAAAKILAEKGIDPASVAGSGVGGRLTKEDAIAAQPKAAPTATPVEQPKAPVAPPVAPAPAPKAADARGQRRVKMTSLRKTIARRLVAVKNETAMLTTFNEVDMKPIMDLRAKYKDKFKEKHGVGLGFMSFFTRACAVALQEFPVVNAFIDGDEVVYNDFSDISIAVSTERGLVVPVVRNAEKMTFSQIEKEIIRLAGLARDNKLTIDQMQGGTFTITNGGIFGSMLSTPIINAPQAAILGMHNIVERAVVVNGEIVIRPIMYVALSYDHRTIDGRDSVSFLVRVKQLLEDPTRLLLEV, translated from the coding sequence ATGTCACAGATTGAAATAAAAGTCCCGACCGTCGGAGAATCTATCACCGAAGTAACCATTGGTTCTTGGGTGAAAAAAGACGGTGATAGTGTCAAACGTGATGAAGTAATATGCAGTTTAGACTCAGATAAAGCATCCTTTGATGTCGTTTCTGAGGCTGACGGTGTTTTACGAGTTAAAGCACAAGAAGGTGATGTATTACCGATTGGTGGACTGATATGTGTGATTGAAACATCGGTGGAGGTAGCTTCCGCTCCAGCGTCAGCTCCCGCGCCTGTTACTTCTACGCCTGCTCCCGTTGCTGTGGCTTCAGTTGCTCCTGCAACAGCGGCTAAAGTAGTGGAAATGAAAGTGCCAACGGTGGGGGAATCCGTCACGGAAGTAACCATCGCCAGTTGGAATAAAAAAGACGGTGATACCGTTCAATTAGATGAAGTACTTTGTGAACTAGAGTCTGACAAAGCAACGTTTGAACTTCCTGCCGAAGCTGCAGGAGTGCTACGCATTGTAGCCGAAGCGGGTTCGACGTTATCAATTGGAGCCGTTATCTGTAAAATTGAAGTCGGTGCTGGAAGCGCTGCTGCTCCTGCTCCCGTGGCTGAGGCGCCGCAATCAAACGGACAGGTGGTTTCGGCAAATGCTTCCAATGATAGTTATGCAGCAGGGCATCCCTCTCCCGCCGCGGCCAAGATTTTGGCCGAAAAAGGCATTGACCCTGCAAGTGTAGCGGGCTCAGGTGTTGGCGGAAGATTAACGAAAGAAGATGCCATCGCCGCACAACCTAAAGCCGCTCCCACGGCAACTCCAGTTGAGCAGCCTAAAGCGCCAGTAGCGCCACCAGTGGCTCCAGCCCCTGCTCCCAAAGCAGCGGATGCTCGTGGCCAACGCCGCGTAAAAATGACGTCGTTGCGCAAAACTATTGCGCGCCGTTTGGTTGCGGTTAAAAATGAAACGGCCATGTTGACAACCTTCAATGAGGTAGACATGAAGCCTATCATGGATTTACGGGCTAAGTACAAAGATAAATTTAAGGAAAAACACGGCGTAGGCTTAGGCTTTATGTCATTCTTTACCCGGGCTTGCGCGGTAGCTTTGCAGGAATTTCCGGTAGTAAATGCGTTCATTGACGGCGATGAAGTCGTTTACAATGATTTCTCGGATATATCGATTGCGGTTTCGACCGAGCGTGGTTTGGTGGTTCCCGTGGTTCGTAATGCTGAAAAAATGACCTTCTCTCAAATTGAGAAGGAAATCATTCGTTTGGCTGGCCTCGCCCGCGACAATAAGCTGACCATTGACCAAATGCAAGGTGGCACCTTTACCATCACCAACGGTGGTATTTTTGGTTCGATGCTCTCAACACCCATCATCAATGCTCCACAGGCTGCGATTTTGGGAATGCATAACATCGTTGAGCGAGCTGTCGTGGTGAATGGAGAAATCGTTATACGCCCTATCATGTACGTAGCGCTCAGTTACGACCACCGCACCATCGACGGCCGTGATTCGGTAAGCTTCCTCGTCAGAGTGAAGCAATTGCTCGAAGACCCTACACGGTTACTGTTGGAAGTGTAA
- the lpdA gene encoding dihydrolipoyl dehydrogenase — translation MQYDVIVIGSGPGGYICAIRCAQLGLKTAIIEKYKTLGGTCLNVGCIPSKALLDSSEHYYNASHTFAEHGIQLENLKVDLAQMIARKSEVVNQVCKGVEFLMKKNKIDVYQGLGSFVDKNTVKVTKEGGDIEMITSKNIVIATGSKPSSLPGVTIDKKRIITSTEALQLNEIPKHLIVIGAGVIGAELGSVYARIGAKVSFVEYASAMIPTMDATMGKELQRTVKKLGADFYFSHKVKTVENTGDEVIVTAENPKGELVTFTGDYCLMSVGRKPYTDGLALENAGLAADQRGKIEVDEHTLQTKVPNIYAIGDVIRGAMLAHKAEEEGVFVAETIVGQKPHINYLLIPNVVYTWPEVAGVGYTEDELKAKGIAYKTGSFPFKALGRARASMDIDGTVKVLAHKETDEILGAHIIGPRAADMIAEAVVAMEYRASAEDVSRMSHAHPTYTEAFKEACLAATGNRALNA, via the coding sequence ATGCAATACGACGTTATCGTAATCGGTTCGGGGCCAGGCGGCTATATTTGCGCCATTCGTTGCGCGCAATTAGGCTTAAAAACGGCCATCATCGAAAAATATAAAACCCTTGGCGGAACCTGCCTGAACGTAGGTTGTATTCCTTCCAAAGCACTGCTCGATTCTTCTGAGCACTACTACAATGCTTCGCATACGTTTGCCGAACATGGCATTCAGCTCGAAAACCTAAAGGTGGATTTGGCCCAAATGATTGCCCGCAAGAGCGAGGTAGTCAACCAAGTGTGCAAAGGCGTCGAGTTTTTGATGAAGAAAAATAAAATTGATGTCTATCAAGGCCTTGGCTCATTTGTGGATAAAAATACCGTAAAGGTGACCAAAGAAGGAGGAGACATTGAAATGATTACCTCCAAAAATATCGTCATCGCTACGGGCTCAAAACCTTCGTCATTGCCAGGCGTTACGATTGATAAAAAACGTATTATTACTTCGACCGAAGCGCTTCAACTCAACGAAATCCCCAAACACCTCATCGTGATTGGGGCAGGAGTGATTGGCGCAGAGCTTGGCTCTGTGTATGCACGTATCGGGGCTAAAGTCAGCTTTGTGGAATATGCTTCGGCTATGATTCCGACCATGGACGCGACCATGGGCAAAGAGCTTCAGCGGACGGTAAAAAAACTCGGTGCTGATTTTTATTTTAGTCACAAAGTAAAAACCGTGGAAAATACGGGTGATGAGGTCATCGTAACGGCAGAGAACCCTAAAGGTGAACTCGTTACTTTTACGGGTGATTACTGCCTGATGAGCGTGGGACGTAAACCCTATACCGATGGACTCGCGCTTGAAAATGCGGGTCTGGCGGCCGACCAACGCGGAAAAATCGAAGTAGATGAACACACCCTTCAAACCAAAGTGCCTAATATCTACGCCATCGGGGACGTGATTCGCGGGGCGATGTTGGCCCATAAAGCCGAGGAAGAAGGCGTGTTTGTGGCCGAAACCATCGTTGGACAAAAACCACATATCAATTACCTGCTCATTCCAAATGTAGTTTATACATGGCCTGAAGTAGCAGGAGTAGGCTACACAGAAGATGAATTAAAAGCCAAAGGAATTGCCTATAAGACAGGTTCGTTCCCGTTTAAAGCCCTCGGCCGTGCTCGCGCGAGTATGGACATTGATGGGACCGTAAAAGTATTGGCGCATAAAGAAACAGATGAAATTCTGGGGGCGCATATCATTGGCCCACGTGCGGCTGATATGATTGCAGAAGCAGTGGTAGCGATGGAATACCGCGCCTCAGCCGAAGATGTAAGCCGTATGTCGCACGCGCATCCCACCTATACGGAAGCCTTCAAGGAGGCTTGCTTGGCGGCTACGGGCAACCGAGCTTTGAATGCCTAA
- a CDS encoding McrC family protein: protein MSQHVVVYEYGIIRRASEAAGGIDSTQNTEVFVSDQAFDLLKQWAFAPHADAVIHFFLQKGKECLRFKNYTGIVQTSDGTQFEILPKIAKNDTVFIARQSLLKMLRSVADLPFHRLSQAHLQRADQPLWEIFISAFIQEMEQIMQQGLERAYQTIETEQTFVRGKWLPHRQDALHPELLFTAHDEFKADILPNRLLKTCVLFLAKRSQYLPNQVRLRQLRFALEDVNTSTQVNADFAKLEKSDRRFNRYAQALKWAKVLLNQQSWATAGKDVNDSLLFPTERLFENYVARGAKRYLGDHQVSYQDDLHFLVDDHSGKRRFRLRPDLVIRKDQQTVVMDMKWKRIEPTLPNYGIEQTDLYQLYAYGRKYNANALFLIYPAHEDFRAPLPPFRFEEQLVLTVIPFDITTPLSSEIEKMESYLGMK from the coding sequence ATGTCACAGCATGTTGTCGTGTATGAGTACGGTATAATTCGACGCGCTTCCGAGGCAGCGGGAGGTATTGATAGCACCCAAAACACGGAGGTATTTGTTTCAGACCAGGCTTTTGATCTGCTCAAACAGTGGGCTTTTGCTCCCCATGCAGATGCCGTAATTCATTTTTTTTTGCAAAAAGGCAAGGAGTGCCTCCGCTTCAAAAATTACACGGGTATTGTACAAACCTCCGATGGTACTCAATTTGAAATTTTACCGAAAATAGCCAAAAATGATACCGTTTTTATTGCGAGACAGTCTCTATTGAAAATGCTCCGCAGTGTCGCTGACCTTCCATTTCACCGGCTTTCTCAAGCGCATTTACAACGGGCCGACCAGCCGCTTTGGGAGATTTTTATTTCGGCTTTTATTCAAGAAATGGAGCAAATTATGCAACAGGGATTGGAAAGGGCTTATCAAACCATTGAGACTGAACAAACGTTTGTACGGGGAAAATGGCTACCTCACCGCCAAGATGCCCTTCACCCTGAATTGCTTTTTACCGCCCATGACGAATTCAAAGCCGACATCCTGCCCAATCGCCTGCTGAAAACCTGCGTGTTGTTTTTAGCCAAGCGCAGTCAATATTTGCCCAATCAGGTTCGCCTCCGGCAATTACGTTTTGCATTAGAAGACGTCAATACTTCCACTCAGGTAAATGCTGATTTTGCAAAATTAGAAAAATCAGACCGACGTTTTAACCGATATGCCCAAGCGTTGAAATGGGCCAAAGTGTTGCTCAATCAACAGTCTTGGGCAACGGCTGGCAAAGACGTGAATGACTCGTTATTGTTTCCGACTGAACGATTATTTGAAAATTATGTAGCCCGTGGGGCCAAACGTTATTTAGGCGATCATCAAGTATCGTATCAGGATGATTTACATTTTTTGGTCGATGACCATTCTGGAAAGCGTCGCTTTCGTTTACGCCCCGACTTGGTGATTCGCAAAGACCAACAAACCGTGGTTATGGATATGAAGTGGAAAAGGATTGAGCCCACTCTCCCTAATTATGGTATAGAACAAACCGATTTGTATCAATTATACGCTTATGGGCGCAAATACAACGCCAATGCGCTATTTCTGATTTACCCCGCTCATGAAGATTTTCGGGCACCGCTTCCCCCTTTTCGTTTTGAAGAACAATTGGTTTTGACGGTTATCCCTTTTGATATAACGACACCATTATCGTCAGAAATAGAAAAAATGGAAAGTTATTTGGGGATGAAGTAG
- the rimP gene encoding ribosome maturation factor RimP → MNVKEKIVELLSTLLEDDKFFIVEVQVSASKVRQKVTVLIDSDAGISIDECAEISWKLGEMLETQEVLPDAYTLEVSSPGVDYPLAMPRQFRKNIGRTLKVIAKDGVEKKGKLISADEEGFVILEELKKKKKDQVPAELPFAYTDIAKAQVQITF, encoded by the coding sequence ATGAATGTAAAGGAAAAAATTGTCGAATTGCTTTCTACCCTTTTGGAGGATGACAAATTTTTCATCGTAGAAGTGCAGGTCTCCGCCTCAAAAGTTCGTCAGAAAGTAACTGTGTTGATTGACAGCGATGCAGGCATCAGCATTGATGAATGTGCCGAAATCAGCTGGAAATTGGGAGAAATGCTCGAAACGCAAGAAGTGCTGCCCGATGCGTATACGCTTGAGGTGTCTTCTCCGGGAGTGGATTATCCGTTGGCAATGCCAAGGCAGTTTCGTAAAAATATCGGACGTACTTTAAAAGTAATCGCAAAAGACGGTGTTGAGAAAAAAGGGAAATTAATTTCGGCGGACGAAGAAGGTTTTGTGATACTGGAAGAATTGAAAAAGAAGAAAAAAGACCAAGTTCCTGCTGAATTGCCTTTTGCTTATACCGACATTGCAAAGGCTCAAGTACAGATTACGTTTTAA
- a CDS encoding nuclear transport factor 2 family protein: protein MKNLSLILLLTLVSLFASAQAFNEKTFAAFTESFDKNPVKCLQTETDPDFVFIGTTGEMLDLKSTIAICENAVMENRSNSDLKIRQYGNTAIVTGHSKRLAKRITSGHTRLYNELITYVFVERDGKWLWASAQHSEAQKK, encoded by the coding sequence ATGAAAAATCTGAGCCTTATTTTACTTCTCACGCTGGTTAGCCTGTTTGCTTCTGCCCAGGCTTTTAATGAAAAAACATTTGCTGCTTTTACAGAGTCCTTTGACAAAAACCCTGTTAAATGCCTCCAAACAGAAACGGATCCCGATTTTGTGTTCATAGGCACAACTGGTGAAATGCTTGATTTAAAAAGTACTATTGCTATTTGTGAGAATGCGGTGATGGAAAACCGTTCCAATTCAGATCTAAAAATTAGGCAGTACGGCAATACCGCTATTGTGACAGGGCACTCTAAAAGACTTGCCAAGCGAATTACGAGCGGTCATACTCGGCTATATAATGAACTGATAACGTATGTTTTTGTAGAACGGGATGGAAAATGGCTATGGGCGTCGGCTCAACATAGCGAGGCGCAGAAAAAATAA
- the nusA gene encoding transcription termination factor NusA, with the protein MDSVVLIESFAEFARSKNIDRPTIIKVLEEVFRTMIRKKYGTDTNFDVIINPDTGDLEMWRTREIVDDNSEDIWEPDKIPLAEARKIQDDFEVGEEVAEEVKLEDFGRRLVQTARQTLIQKVKDLEKELLYFKYKDMVGDLLNVEVYQILKNELICLDTEGNELVLPKQEQIFKDKYRKGEPVKAVIHKVELNNGTPRITLSRTSPVFLERLFETEIPEIYDGLINIRKIVREPGERAKVAVESYDDRIDPVGACVGMKGSRIHTIVRELNNENIDVINYTENLELLIQRALSPAKITSMVIDKETKRVSVYLKPDQVSLAIGKGGQNIKLAGRLVSMEIDVFRDVEGQEDEEDVDLSEFTDEIDEWMIEEFRKIGLDTAKQVINISREELVRRTDLEEETVEEILEILRREFE; encoded by the coding sequence ATGGATAGCGTAGTATTGATAGAATCGTTTGCCGAGTTTGCTCGCTCCAAAAATATTGATCGTCCTACGATTATAAAAGTATTGGAGGAAGTGTTTCGTACGATGATTCGTAAAAAATACGGTACTGATACCAATTTTGATGTGATTATCAACCCCGATACTGGCGACCTAGAAATGTGGCGTACCCGTGAAATCGTGGACGATAACTCAGAAGATATTTGGGAACCGGATAAAATTCCTCTGGCTGAAGCCCGCAAAATTCAGGATGACTTTGAAGTGGGTGAAGAAGTAGCTGAGGAAGTAAAATTGGAAGATTTTGGGCGGCGTCTGGTGCAAACTGCACGTCAAACGCTGATTCAAAAGGTAAAAGATTTAGAGAAAGAGTTGCTATATTTCAAATACAAAGACATGGTCGGCGACCTGCTCAATGTAGAAGTATATCAAATACTCAAAAACGAACTCATCTGTTTAGATACCGAAGGCAATGAATTAGTACTGCCCAAACAAGAGCAAATCTTTAAGGATAAATACCGTAAAGGAGAGCCTGTAAAAGCAGTTATTCATAAAGTGGAGCTAAACAATGGTACGCCAAGAATTACGCTTTCGCGAACTTCTCCCGTGTTTTTGGAAAGATTGTTTGAAACCGAAATTCCTGAAATCTACGACGGACTTATCAACATTCGCAAGATTGTGCGTGAGCCGGGCGAGCGTGCCAAAGTAGCGGTAGAGTCGTATGATGACCGTATCGATCCCGTGGGCGCTTGCGTGGGGATGAAAGGTTCGCGGATTCATACCATTGTGAGAGAACTGAATAATGAGAACATTGACGTTATCAATTATACCGAAAATCTCGAATTGCTCATTCAACGTGCCTTGAGCCCCGCCAAAATCACTTCGATGGTGATAGATAAAGAGACCAAAAGGGTATCTGTTTATCTAAAACCTGATCAAGTTTCGCTGGCTATCGGTAAAGGCGGACAAAACATTAAGCTCGCCGGGCGTTTGGTCAGCATGGAAATAGATGTGTTCCGTGATGTAGAAGGCCAAGAAGACGAGGAAGATGTAGACTTGAGCGAATTTACGGATGAGATTGACGAGTGGATGATTGAAGAGTTCCGCAAGATTGGTTTGGATACTGCAAAACAAGTCATCAATATCAGTAGAGAAGAGCTTGTCCGTCGTACCGACCTTGAAGAAGAAACAGTAGAAGAAATCCTTGAAATTTTACGTCGCGAATTTGAATAA
- a CDS encoding PorP/SprF family type IX secretion system membrane protein, whose translation MMKKQFLLPTVYRLLSALNCLFLVVHYAQAQREVQYSQYLVNPIAINPAATGIRENFYFNAVLRRQFVAGIQGLPVTQSFAMDGSVADGKVGLGLQGLNDRVAVNVAVFGSASYIFKLSEFQKISIGALGGINVLPSRSAINIGGGINKALASAGVGIYYQDEMFFGGVSMPEILKQSYGYNNTSGLLNYQRPIFLQAGLKMDISEGLNVVPSILITKPEQGKIRTDLNALMHYKNAALVGVSVRLGGVNYVQVLLGYDVSKNIRIGYTYNSRRVEDFYGNSNSVPGAGKGIHEIVFTLQPNPSSH comes from the coding sequence ATGATGAAAAAACAATTTCTACTCCCTACTGTTTATCGCCTCCTCTCTGCATTAAACTGCCTATTTCTAGTTGTCCACTATGCCCAAGCCCAGCGTGAAGTTCAATATTCACAATATTTGGTTAATCCAATTGCCATCAACCCTGCGGCTACGGGTATTCGCGAAAATTTCTATTTTAATGCCGTTCTTCGCCGGCAATTTGTGGCGGGTATACAAGGGCTGCCCGTTACCCAGTCTTTCGCCATGGATGGGAGCGTTGCCGATGGAAAGGTCGGATTGGGATTACAGGGACTAAACGACCGAGTAGCCGTCAACGTGGCAGTGTTTGGCAGCGCTTCCTATATTTTTAAGCTTTCGGAGTTTCAAAAAATTTCCATTGGAGCGTTAGGGGGAATTAATGTTTTGCCGTCGCGTTCAGCCATCAACATTGGCGGGGGAATCAATAAAGCATTGGCAAGTGCAGGCGTCGGAATTTATTATCAGGATGAAATGTTTTTTGGAGGAGTCTCAATGCCTGAAATCTTAAAACAAAGTTATGGATACAACAACACAAGTGGACTGCTTAATTATCAACGCCCCATTTTTTTACAGGCAGGGTTGAAAATGGACATCAGCGAAGGGTTGAACGTAGTTCCGTCTATATTGATTACAAAACCTGAGCAAGGAAAAATCAGGACGGATTTAAACGCGTTGATGCACTACAAAAATGCCGCCTTGGTGGGGGTGTCCGTTCGTTTGGGGGGCGTTAATTATGTTCAGGTACTGCTGGGGTATGACGTTTCCAAAAACATAAGAATAGGCTATACCTACAATTCGCGGCGGGTAGAAGACTTCTACGGCAACTCCAATAGTGTACCTGGAGCGGGTAAGGGTATCCACGAAATTGTGTTTACACTTCAGCCTAATCCAAGTTCTCATTAG
- a CDS encoding 2-oxoglutarate dehydrogenase E1 component translates to MEKYSYIANSEAAYIEDLYQKYLQQPDSVDLSWQRFFEGFEFSAKYGENKPKSNGNGAAPVAETPISASHTRKEMEVVHLIRGYRQRGHLMSQTNPLGPRKNRYPELDLKDFNLAEADLETVFEAGIEVFGRAAKLREIVDALRKVYTEKVGFEYQYIRDRRAKSWLRKKIEQEYLNFTPTIEQKKRILEKLNDAVTFENFLHTKFLGKKRFSLEGGEATIPALDVAINRGAELGVEEVVIGMAHRGRLNVLTNVLQKPYEQVFNEFEENVELDEFSDGDVKYHMGYESQIETPEGKAVSLKLMANPSHLEAVNPAVVGYARARADEHYGHIEGQDKYDPVLPILIHGDAAVAGQGIVYEVTQMSNLPAYYTGGTLHFVINNQIGFTTDHEDDRSSIYCSDIAKIVDAPIFHVNGNDPEAVAFVMKVAIEFRQEFNRDVFVDMVCYRKYGHNESDEPRFTQPTMYSKISQQLNGRDLYLKVLTERGELDAQIADQMKAELEGELQDLLQKVKQKQLPYKRPKLERDWAELRRSVPEDFEKSPATGISKEVIEKVGQALTSLPEGFKALKQIEKVIEERKQIFAGEKPLNWSSGELLAYGSILTEGKTVRMTGQDIQRGTFSHRHAVLHDTETNANHNSLAHIGEGQGKFEIYNSLLSEYGVMGFEYGYAMANPHALVIWEAQFGDFVNGAQIMIDQFIAATESKWNAMNGLVLLLPHGYEGQGPEHSSARPERFLILSAEYNMYVCNITTPANYFHMIRRQLALPFRKPAILMSPKSMLRHPMAVSPLSDFAEGTSFRETIGDEFAEPKKVKKVLLCTGKLYWELLDKQQKDNRKDVAIIRVEQLYPFPKKQIQAYLDQYKKAEVIWVQEEPENMGYWSFILREFPQIGLGKVIARKASASPATGYMKIHAKEQAELIEQAFS, encoded by the coding sequence ATGGAAAAATACTCATATATAGCTAATTCAGAAGCTGCGTACATTGAGGACCTGTACCAAAAATATTTGCAACAGCCTGACTCTGTTGATTTAAGTTGGCAACGGTTCTTTGAAGGGTTTGAATTTTCTGCTAAATACGGCGAAAATAAACCTAAATCAAATGGAAATGGTGCCGCACCGGTGGCTGAAACACCCATTTCGGCTTCGCATACTCGCAAAGAAATGGAGGTAGTTCACTTGATAAGAGGCTACCGTCAGAGAGGACATTTAATGTCGCAGACCAACCCACTAGGACCCCGCAAGAATCGGTATCCAGAGTTGGATTTAAAAGACTTCAATTTGGCAGAAGCCGATTTAGAAACAGTATTTGAGGCAGGAATTGAAGTGTTTGGCCGGGCAGCAAAGCTGCGCGAAATTGTGGATGCCCTTCGTAAAGTCTATACTGAAAAAGTAGGTTTTGAATACCAATACATCCGCGACCGTCGGGCTAAAAGTTGGTTAAGAAAGAAGATTGAACAGGAATACCTGAACTTTACGCCCACGATTGAGCAAAAGAAACGGATTCTTGAGAAACTGAACGATGCCGTAACCTTCGAGAACTTTCTGCATACCAAATTTTTAGGCAAAAAGAGATTTTCGCTCGAAGGTGGAGAAGCAACTATTCCAGCATTGGATGTGGCAATCAACCGTGGCGCTGAGCTTGGGGTGGAGGAAGTGGTAATTGGTATGGCGCACCGTGGCCGTCTCAATGTATTGACCAACGTACTTCAAAAACCTTATGAGCAGGTTTTTAACGAATTTGAAGAAAACGTTGAACTGGATGAATTCAGCGATGGCGACGTAAAATACCACATGGGTTATGAAAGCCAAATCGAAACGCCAGAAGGTAAAGCTGTAAGTCTTAAGCTCATGGCGAACCCATCTCACTTAGAAGCTGTTAATCCAGCCGTGGTGGGATATGCCCGCGCGCGTGCCGATGAACACTACGGTCATATTGAAGGGCAGGATAAATATGACCCCGTACTCCCTATTTTGATTCATGGAGATGCCGCCGTGGCGGGGCAGGGAATTGTATACGAAGTGACGCAAATGTCTAACCTACCCGCGTATTATACGGGCGGGACGTTGCACTTTGTGATTAATAACCAAATCGGATTTACCACCGATCATGAAGACGACCGCTCTTCTATCTATTGTTCAGATATTGCCAAAATCGTGGATGCTCCTATTTTTCACGTCAATGGCAATGACCCCGAAGCGGTAGCCTTTGTGATGAAAGTTGCGATTGAGTTTCGCCAGGAGTTTAACCGTGATGTATTTGTGGACATGGTTTGTTATCGCAAGTACGGTCACAATGAGTCGGATGAACCGCGTTTTACGCAGCCGACGATGTATTCGAAAATTTCACAACAGCTCAACGGTCGGGATTTATACCTAAAAGTATTGACCGAGCGAGGAGAGTTGGATGCGCAAATTGCGGATCAAATGAAGGCCGAGCTCGAAGGCGAGTTGCAGGATTTGCTTCAAAAAGTAAAACAAAAACAACTTCCGTACAAACGCCCTAAGCTTGAACGTGATTGGGCGGAATTGCGGCGTTCAGTACCCGAAGATTTTGAGAAGTCGCCAGCTACTGGTATTTCAAAAGAGGTGATTGAAAAAGTAGGACAAGCGCTTACAAGCTTGCCCGAAGGTTTCAAAGCATTGAAACAAATCGAAAAAGTAATTGAAGAGCGGAAGCAGATTTTTGCGGGTGAAAAACCGCTGAACTGGTCGTCGGGAGAATTGCTGGCGTATGGCTCTATTCTGACGGAAGGAAAAACCGTTCGGATGACGGGGCAGGACATTCAGCGCGGTACATTCTCGCACCGCCACGCCGTGCTTCATGATACCGAGACCAATGCCAATCACAATAGTTTGGCGCACATCGGCGAAGGACAAGGGAAATTTGAAATCTACAATTCTCTGCTTTCAGAATACGGCGTCATGGGTTTTGAGTACGGTTATGCCATGGCTAACCCTCACGCGTTGGTGATTTGGGAAGCTCAATTCGGCGACTTTGTGAATGGTGCTCAAATTATGATTGACCAGTTTATTGCCGCTACGGAGTCGAAGTGGAATGCCATGAACGGCTTGGTACTTTTATTGCCGCACGGATACGAAGGCCAGGGACCTGAGCACTCAAGTGCCCGCCCCGAGCGCTTTTTGATTTTGTCGGCTGAGTATAACATGTACGTTTGCAACATTACTACGCCAGCCAACTATTTCCACATGATTCGTCGTCAATTGGCGTTACCTTTCAGAAAGCCTGCTATTTTGATGTCGCCTAAGTCGATGCTGCGTCATCCGATGGCGGTATCTCCTTTAAGTGATTTTGCCGAAGGGACTTCTTTCCGCGAAACCATTGGGGATGAATTTGCTGAACCTAAAAAGGTAAAAAAAGTGTTGCTTTGTACTGGTAAGCTTTATTGGGAACTATTGGATAAACAACAGAAAGACAACCGTAAAGATGTGGCCATTATTCGCGTAGAGCAGTTGTATCCATTCCCCAAAAAACAAATACAGGCGTACCTAGATCAATACAAAAAAGCAGAAGTGATTTGGGTGCAGGAAGAGCCTGAAAACATGGGCTATTGGTCATTTATTTTGCGTGAGTTTCCTCAGATTGGATTAGGGAAAGTAATTGCTCGTAAAGCCAGTGCATCTCCAGCAACAGGTTATATGAAAATACACGCAAAAGAGCAGGCAGAACTCATTGAGCAGGCTTTTTCTTAA